The following proteins are co-located in the Leishmania donovani BPK282A1 complete genome, chromosome 26 genome:
- a CDS encoding syntaxin binding protein 1, putative: MRGGSPPQAAGGRLNSSPAASMPSGELSSASSTSVYAGGLSSAPVPAGAKERAQNGKKAAFTRRGILGCVKQRIFAEMLDPVEGDYNIVVCDNKGAEILSTCVRMHDLMDHGVTLVEDLGMPRQPVLSSAAIYLIEPTEESVRRVMNDWQAKNMYREAHVFFTSSSSERLIQIMASEPRLVQAIKTLKDMLLDFEVPESLLFNFCMHSDIQRLFPPDVALSGGCQNILSEVATRLVSVFFTIGAGVPTVQYQGNSQLAQQVARIFIDQAAQASRTNPATFRMSSAATPCGGGAADESPLLILVDRSFDAVEPLMHERTYQCLLNDLMPIENNIYEQTYEGRSGQEATRSCPIDEHDPYWCQYRHKFFPVCLLEFPKKLQSLMAANPNLVAGMRRLNSGYGAGSKLGDVGSAIRALPEFQEQQAKISLHIDICTKIMDRYRQQKLAEVCEVEQDVATGRRPFKELYDNIHRLTADVSLPLGVRVRLILLLIAGTNTREFSEAKKLMLLQEAGLSSQADLCNSFSMFISRTGQLPQEAAAQGTDSDANNGGCNGGNGKNPSVSLARRSLRMNRTGVQGVSGSPGGNAQANAANEGDENASAPAADLYRNQAYLILRAAASSTLSTSDFPIFRTSFGGGRGGSLRGALQQRRALRAAGGGNEGIDFGGLAGGNTKLTLDLGHEGKFALKTRRRIVLFVLGGVTYGEVRAAYEIAQTAHVEVFVGGTSLLTPDRFLSSLNSLR; this comes from the coding sequence ATGCGCGGTGGCAGTCCACCGCAGGCGGCTGGCGGCCGTCTCAACTCCAGCCCCGCCGCTTCCATGCCGAGTGGCGAGTTGTCGTCTGCCTCGTCGACGAGCGTCTACGCCGGCGGCCTCTCGTCGGCGCCCGTTCCGGCGGGAGCCAAGGAGAGGGCCCAGAACGGCAAGAAGGCCGCCTTCACCCGCAGAGGCATCCTCGGCTGCGTGAAGCAGCGAATCTTTGCTGAAATGCTTGACCCCGTGGAGGGTGACTACAATATAGTGGTGTGCGACAACAAGGGGGCCGAGATCCTCAGCacatgcgtgcgcatgcacgaCTTGATGGACCACGGCGTGACTCTCGTCGAGGATCTTGGCATGCCACGTCAGCCggtgctcagcagcgccgccatctACCTTATCGAGCCCACCGAGGAGTCCGTGCGCCGGGTGATGAATGACTGGCAGGCGAAGAACATGTACCGCGAGGCGCACGTTTTCTTCACCTCGTCTTCGTCGGAACGACTCATTCAGATCATGGCCTCGGAGCCGCGCCTCGTGCAGGCCATCAAGACCTTGAAGGACATGTTGCTCGACTTTGAGGTTCCAGAAAGCTTGCTCTTCAACTTCTGCATGCACAGCGACATCCAGAGACTTTTCCCACCCGACGTGGCGCTCTCCGGAGGGTGCCAGAACATCCTCAGCGAGGTCGCCACGCGGCTGGTGTCCGTCTTCTTCACCATTGGTGCCGGCGTACCAACGGTGCAGTACCAGGGCAACAGTCAactggcgcagcaggtggcgcgCATCTTCATTGACCAGGCCGCCCAAGCATCGCGCACGAACCCGGCCACGTTCCGCATGTCCAGCGCTGCGACGCcatgtggcggtggcgcggcagaCGAGTCCCCGCTGCTCATCCTCGTAGACCGCTCCTTCGATGCCGTGGAGCCGCTCATGCACGAACGCACGTATCAGTGCCTGCTGAACGACCTCATGCCTATCGAGAACAACATCTACGAGCAGACCTACGAGGGTCGCTCCGGGCAGGAGGcaacgcgcagctgcccgaTCGACGAGCATGACCCGTATTGGTGCCAGTACCGCCACAAGTTCTTTCCTGTCTGCCTCCTCGAGTTCCCGAAGAAACTGCAGAGCTTGATGGCGGCCAACCCGAACCTTGTGGCGGGCATGAGAAGACTGAACAGCGGGTACGGGGCGGGAAGCAAACTCGGTGATGTCGGCAGCGCCATTCGTGCCCTGCCGGAGTTTCAGGAACAGCAGGCGAAGATCTCCCTGCACATCGACATCTGCACCAAGATCATGGACCGCTACAGGCAGCAGAAGCTGGCGGAGGTGTGCGAAGTGGAGCAGGACGTCGCCACCGGGCGACGACCGTTCAAGGAGCTGTACGACAACATCCACCGCCTGACAGCGGACGTCTCTCTGCCGcttggcgtgcgcgtgcgtctcaTCCTGCTGCTGATTGCTggcacaaacacgcgcgAGTTCTCCGAGGCGAAGAAGCTTATGCTTCTGCAGGAGGCCGGGCTCAGCAGCCAGGCCGACCTCTGCAACTCCTTTTCTATGTTCATCTCGCGAACGGGCCAGctgccgcaggaggcggcagcgcagggcACCGACAGCGATGCGAACAACGGCGGCTGCAACGGCGGAAACGGCAAGAACCCCAGCGTCTCACTCGCGCGCCGCTCTCTGCGCATGAACCGCACAGGTGTCCAGGGCGTGAGCGGCTCGCCGGGCGGCAACGCGCAGGCGAACGCGGCTAACGAAGGTGATGAAAATGCGAGTGCCCCAGCGGCGGACCTGTACCGGAACCAGGCATACTTGATACtccgtgccgccgcgagcAGCACACTCAGCACGTCGGACTTCCCCATCTTCCGTACCAGCTTCGGTGGTGGGCGTGGTGGCAGCCTTCGCggagcactgcagcagcgacgcgcgcttcgtgctgctggcggtggcaaCGAGGGTATCGACTTTGGCGGCCTTGCCGGTGGAAACACCAAACTGACGCTCGACCTGGGCCACGAGGGAAAGTTTGCGCTAAAGACACGACGCCGCATTGTACTGTTCGTGTTGGGCGGCGTAACGTACGGTGAGGTGCGTGCCGCGTACGAGATCGCGCAGACCGCGCATGTGGAGGTGTTTGTGGGCGGCACGTCGCTATTGACTCCAGATAGGTTCCTTTCTAGTCTGAACTCTCTGCGCTAA